The DNA window CCTCCAGCAGCAGACGCTGAAGTTCGACGTCCTCAGCGAGGAGGGGCTCGCCCTGGGCGTCATCGCGTCGGTCCGCTACCGCCCACGCCAGGACATGCTCGGCTTCCTGCACCAGGACATCGGCGCCGACTACTTCGAGCGCGTCATCAAGCCCGAGGTCCAGGCCCACGTCCGCCGCACCTTCGGCAGCCGACCCGCGCACGAGATCTACTCGAGCGCACGCGACGTCCTCCAGGAACTCGGTCGCGTCCCCGAGGTCGGGCGCGTCGAAGACACGGACGTCGGCGTCACGGCACGCTCTTACGTGGAGATCCAGGAGCTGAAGCTCCTCGACGTCAAGCTGCCCGACGTCGTCACCGCCGCCATCGCCGAGAAGTACCGCCAGGAGCAACTCATGCTCGAGTACCGTTACAAGCTCGAACGTGAGGAGAAGGAAGCCGAGCGCAAGCGCACCGAGGCTGCCGGCATCCGCGACTTCAACCTCATCGCCGCCAAGGTGTCACCCGACCTCCTCCGGTGGCGCGGCGTGGACGCGACGCTCGAGCTCGCAAAGTCCCCCAACACCAAGGTCGTGGTCCTCGGCGCCGGGCAAGGCAACAACCCCGTGCTCATCAACCTCGTCGACAGCCCGAGCGGCCCGCCCCCCGCGAACCCCGCCGCCACCGACACGGCCAGCAGCGCTGGGGGGAACGAGGCCTACGCCGCCCGGACCGCGACGGGCGCCACCATCCAGCCACCGCAGACCGCCACACCGGAGGTGCAGACGGTGGCCCCAGGTGCCCCCAAGGCGCCTTCCAACGCCTCCGAGCAAGCCAAACCCTCCGGTCCTGCAGCTTCTGCCGCACCCGCAGCGCCCGCCCCCTGATCCCCTGACGCCCAGACACGGCGCCCTGCCGACGAGAACGCCTCGGACCTGATGCCCATGGCGCCAGGGAGAGGGCGAAGTCCCCGGCGGCCTGAAGGCTCCCGCCGCCATGAGAGGGACCCGAGCGGCGTTCAGTTCCGACCGGTTGCGTCTTCCCAGAGCCCGATCAGCCCCTGGATGCCCGGACCATCGAGGCGTGGCGGCTCCTCCAGCGGCACCTGGAACGAGATCCCGTAACGACGCAGATGGACGAAGGGGTTCGTGTAGGAATCGAACGCTCGGATCGACACCTCCGGGCTCGCAGGGCGGAAGCCATACTCGATGGCTTTCTCCTGGATCGGCCGGCTCCGCAGGAAGGAGATCCACCTCTCGGCCGCCTCGCGCTGCACACCGAGCGCTGGATCATCGGGCCACAGCATCACCACCGGGTGCTGGTTCACGATCGTCGGCTGCGGGTAGATGACACGCATCGTGCGCATCACCCGCGCGTGATCGTCGATGCGCTTGAGCACGGAAAAGACCAGGTGCTCGTACGTCAGGATGCCGTCGAACCGCCCACCGCCGACGTTGAACATCGTCTCGGTCAGGAGGCGGGCCGACCAGAGCGGGTTCTCTAGCCCTCCCTCGCAGCGCCCCAACCAGTTCCGCAGATCCTCGTCCCGCTCGGCGAGCGACTGCGTGAACTCGAGACGCAGATGTTCCCCCGAGATGATGAACCGCTCCGCGTCCGCTCCGGTCAGGCCGATGCCCCGGGCCGTTTCGTCGGCCAGCGGTGGCCGCCGATCCGGCGGCATCACGTAGTCGTAGGCCATCAGGTAGAGCGCCTCGAGCCCCGACGTCGAGCGCGTCGGCGAGGTGTGCCCGAACTTCACGCGCCCCCAGCGCTGGATCTCGTTCACCGTCGGGAACTCGGGCGTGTACTCCACCTCCACCGGCGGCGGCGGCGGCGGCGGTTTCCGCGCCCCTCGGGCAGGCTTCACCGGGGGTGCAGGAGGCGGAATCAGCGGCTCGTACCAGTCGATCCAGCGCCCCGGGACGCGGTCTTCGAGCGCCACATAGAACGGCTCCGGCTCCTCGGGCACCAGCGCGCAGGCCATCTCCGCCCAGGGCCCCGGACCATGCCAGGGCACCCGCGGCCCTCCCTTCGCCTGCGCGTCCCGGATCGCGTCCAGCACACGCATCCGGTCCTCCCAGACCAGCGCGATCAACGGAGAGCGCGCCAGGGAGATCTGGTCCTCGATGCGGAACAGCACATCCTTCGACTGGTGCTTCCAGTGATGGTCGATGTAACGCAGCGCGAGCTCGTCGGCCGGCGCCCACAGCGTGGGCTTCACCTCGCCCAGCAGGATGACGTCGGCGGCCTCCAGGTCCTCCCTGGGATCGAGCTTCACCTGGATGTTCGGACACAGATCCGAGAACTGCTCCGCCGCGTCTTCGATCCAGCGCCGCTTGTCGTCGCTGTACACCATGCTGATGACGTGCGGGATCCCGGTCCTCGTCGGCTCCCCACAGACACTCCGATCGATATCGGTCAGGAGCTTCACGTTCACGAGCCGGTCCGGCGCAGGGCCCGCCGGTTTCGCGTTTCCCCCTCGCCACAGGAGGTAACCCATCCCGACGAGGACACCGACGATCGCGACGAGCGCGCCTATTTCCCGCGTGGGAAACAGCTCCCTCGGGGGAGACGGCGGGTCCTTGTGGATCGCTTGCGACACGGCCGCGGATGATGCCAGCAACCATTCCAGTGAGCAAACACTTCGTGGCGCAAACGGAGCCACCCATTCACGCAACCACCGTCCACACGTTCAATCGATTCCTGGAGGGTACACGGCAGACGACCAATACGATCATCAGCGCTCCATCAACCGATTGAATCAACTATCACCAGCTCGATCGCCACGACTGTCCCGGCCCATGCGCTTCATTCACGAGACGCCTCGGCGAGCGCGCTCAGAAGCTCCCGCTCGAGCAACGGATTCTGCAGCACGGCCGACATGAGCGCCGGGTATGCCTGCCGCTTCGCCTCGGCCGCGGCGATCGGGTTGGCGGCGGCCTGCGCCACGCCTACCTGCAAGAGGAACAGCCTCCCCTGGACGGCGAGTGCGCTCGCCAGGCGTGGGTTTCGCATCAGGGCCATCTCGGCGAACGCGAACCCCTCCTTCAACAACGCCTCGGCGCCCTCGCTCGACCGACGCGGGAGCTGCGCCAGCGAGAGCGCGCAGGCTTCGGCCAGCAACACATACGGCTCGGGATCCGCGAGGTCCGGGACGAGCCACGGCGAGAGTTTCTCCTTCACCGCCTGGATCACCGCGAGCCCATCGTCCGTCGTCTTCCCTTGCGACACCGCCCACGCCCCCGCGACCAGCTCCACCTGTGCCAGCCCCACAGCGAAGGACAGCACCCAGGGCACCTCCGCGGCCCCCGCGGCGAACGCGCCCCTCGCCCGCCGGAGCGGCTCTCCCGGATCCCGCCCATCGCGCACCCGCTGGCGCGCCTCCACGAGCGCCACCATCCCCTCGACATCGCGCGCCACGGCCATCCCCGGCGCCGAGACCTCCAGCAACCGCAGCGCCGTCACGGCCTCCGCGAGCGCCCCCTGCGGACTCTCGCCGCGCGCCTGCGCATCCATCGCACGGATCAGGTGCGCCTCGGCTGCGTACCTCGCGAACCCATGCCAGCCCGGGCTCCGCGCCTCGCCCGCCCTCAGCGCCTCCAACGCGCGACGCATCACCTCCTCCGGCGACCGCCCCTTGTCGAGCAACCAGTAGCCTTGCTCCAGGAACAGCGTCGCCCGCTTCGCGTCGCTCATCGAAAGGCTCGCCCCGCGCGCCGTCCCCTCGTCGAGCAGGGCCAGCGCCCGCTCCACCGTCGGCTCCACGGACACACCCCGCCACCGCTCGACCCGCACCATCATCGCCAGCACCGTCGCCAGCGACTCCTGCGCCGAACCGTACGGCGGGAACTTCGCGATCCCCGCCTCGTACACCTCCGTCGCCCGCCGCACGCTCGCTCTCGGCGCGATCCCTCGGTTCAGCTCCAGGAGCATCTGCGCCCGCAGCGCCGTCCCCAGCGTCTTGTAGGCCTCCAGCTCGTTCGGGTTCGCCGGCAAGGCCTCCTCGGCGAACCGCACGGCGTCGCGCACCTCGCGCTCCGGCGCCTCCCCGGGCTGCGGATCCCCTGCCAGCGCGTAAGCGTACAGCGCGTGCAGATCCGCCCGCGCGCGCAGCGTGAGCGGGTTCAGAGGATCCGCGATCACCGCCTTCTCGCACGCCACCCGCGCCCGCCCGAACCTCGGTCGCGGCGCCTCCCCGTGGAACCGCGCCGCAAACATCGTCCGCGTCCCCAGCAAACAAGCTGCGCGAAGCAGCTCCGGATCGCTCCGCGCCACGTCCTCTGCCGTCTGGAACGCCGCCTGTGCCGCCTCCAGCCGGGCCGACATCACGCCCCATGCGTCGGGGCGACCGCTCGTCCAGTCGCGCAGCGACAGCCCGGCGAGCGCCTCTCCTTCCAGCCGCTTCGCCTCGAACAGCATCGGCGACTGCTCGAACGCCTCCGCCGCCCGGACCCGCGCCTCCTCGAACTCGCCCGCGTAGTACGCGCGCAGCGCCTCCCCGTACGCCAGCGGCTCCAGCTTCCCGGCGGATGCCTGGCCCAGCAACGCAAGCGCTGGCGCCTGGTAGCGCGCGTCGATCTCGGCGAGCCGTGCGGTCCGCTCTGCCTCGTCCGCGATCCGATGCACCTCCAGATAACGCCGACCGTGCAGCTTGAGGAGCGTCGTCCCCAGCGCGTAGTCCAGCTCCGCGGGCGCATACCCGGCGGCCCTTGCCGCCTCCAGGTGCGCTTCGGCCTCCTCCAGATCCCCCACCGAGAGCCGCCCCCTGCCGATCGCGTAGTGCAGCGGCCCCTGCGCGGCGCGCCCCGCATCGGACAGCCGCCTCTCCAGCCCCGACAGGCGCTCCCGCACCAGCGCCCGCTCCCTGTTCACGTCGTGCAACGGCATCTGGTACGCGCTGCGCATCAGCAGCTCCATCCCCGCCGCCTCACGACCCAGCTCCTGCGCGAGCCGCGCCGCCGCGTCGGCCTCGCTGCGCACCCACAGCACCGCCACCACCGCGACGGCCGCCAGAAGCACCAGGGTGCTCACCGCCCACAGCTCCTTGCGGCGCCGCAACCGCCGCCACATCCGCGCGATCGTCAGAGGCCGCCGCGCCCCGACCCGCTGCCCCTCCAGGAACCGCTGCAGATCTTCGGCCAGCGCGCGCGCCGAGCCGTACCGACGCGCCGGCTCTCGCGAAAGGCACGTCATCGTCACCGCCTCCAGAGCCGCCGGCACCTCTGCGCCGACCGACCGAAGCGGCGCTGGCTCCTCGCTCGCGATCCTCGCCAGGATCTTCCAGGGCGCGTCGTCCACATAGGGGGGGCGACCCGAGAGCAGCTCGTACAGCGTCGCGCCGAGGCTGTACACATCGGTCCGCACGTCGATTCGCCCGCCCGCCGCTTGCTCTGGTGCCATGTAGGCGGGCGTCCCCGCCACATCACTCCCGAGCGTCTCTTTCCCGGCGCCCCCTCCGACTTCCCGCGCCAGCCCGAAATCCACGATGTACGGCTTCAGGCCTCCGCCGGCCTGCGGCTCCACCAGGATGTTCCCTGGCTTCAGATCCCGGTGCACCAACCCCAGCCGGTGCGCCGCGTGCATCGCCGCGCTCACCGCCCGCATGATCTCCACCTTCTGCGTCAGCGTCAGGCGTGGCGACAGCCGCCACAGCGGCTCCCCCTCCACGAACTGCATCACGATGTAGGGCTCACCATCGACCTCCCCCGCGTCGTACACGGGGCATACATTCTCGTGGTGAACGCGCGCTTGCGCCCGAGCCTCCCGCAGCAGCCGCCGGTGGCGCGCCGGATCCCCGTGCTTCAGCAGCTTCACCGCCACCTCGCGCCCGAGACGCGGATCATGGGCCCGGTAGACCACCCCGACCCCCCCCTCCCCCAGGAGACGGATGTCCTCGTACCGCGCCTGAAGCGACAGGGGCACCTGAGGCCGCTGTGGCCGTTCGACCCAGCCGGATGCCGGCATGGTGTCATCGAGCGCGGCGTCTTGCGTCGGAGCGCCAGCGGCTGGTTCGGGGCTGCTCAGCCCTTCACTTGAACGAGCCCCCATCCGCTGACGATAGTCCCGCTCTTGACGGAGGTGGTTCACAGAACGCCGGACATCGAGCCCTCACCAGGAAGCGCCGCGCCTGCCCCCGGCCAGTCGGTACACCGAGGGCGGCCGGTGCACCGTGACAGGAACGAAGGCGACCACTTTTCCATCTGTAACATAACTCAACCGTCGCGCGAGCGAAGCCCGAAGCGGTCCACCCGCCGCACCATCATGATCCGCGTGATCCCGAGCAGCCGCGCCGCTTCCGCGACGTTTCCACGCGCTGCCACGAGCGCCTCCTCCACCAGGGAACGCTCCATCGGATCCAGCGCCGCGAACCGCGCCGCGAGCGACATCCCCGTCGTCAGCGACGACGGCGACAGCGCGGCCCTCGACACTGCCGGGCTGAGATCGTCCAGCTCGATCACCGCCCCTTCGGCCTGAATCGCCGCCCGCTCGACCTCGTTCCTGAGCTCTCGCACGTTCCCCGGCCACGGGTAGGCGTGCAGCGCAGCCAGCGCCGCCGGCGAGAAGCCCAGCAGACGCTTGCCCAGGTTGAGCGCCGCGGGCTCCAGGAACGCCGCAGCCAGGAGCGGCAGGTCTTCACTTCGTTCCCGGAGCGGCGGCACCGCGATGTCCCCCACGTTCAGACGAAAGAAGAGATCCTCCCGGAAGCGCCCCTCGGCAGCTTCCTTCCGCAGGTCCTTGTGCGTCGCCGCGATGACCCGCACGTCGACCAGCGACGGCTGCTCGGCCCCGAGCGGCAGCACCTCGCCCTCCTGCAGCACGCGCAACACCTTCGCTTGCGCCATCGGGCTCAGATCACCGATCTCGTCGAGGAAGAGCGTGCCGCGGTGAGCGAGCGCGAACCGACCCCGCTTGTCACGCTGGGCCCCCATGAAGGCCCCTTGCACGTACCCGAACAGCTCCCCTTCGATCATCGTCTCCGGGATGGCTGCACAGTTCACCGCCACGAACGGCCGCTCTGCTCTCGCCGACGCCGCGTGCAGCGCCCGCGCGACCAGCTCCTTCCCCGTCCCGCTCTCGCCGTGAATGAGCATGTTCGTCCCGCTCGCCTGAGCGAACTTGACGATCTGGGTCTTCAGCCGCTGCAGCAGCGGGCTCTGCCCGATCAGCTCCGCCAGCGGGCCCGTGTGCGGCGACTGGCCCGTCGCCTCCGCCATCACCAGCGCGCGCTGATGCTGCTCGGCCCTCTCCAGCGCTGCCGCCGTGAGGCGCCCGAGCGCGCTGAGAAAGTCGAGATCCTCCGAGCCGAACGGCGCGTTCTGGTTCCAGTGATCGACGTACAGAAATCCGAGGACCCGCCGCCCCGACTCGAGCGGCGTCCCCATCCCCGAGCGGCTCGCCCCCTCCATCGGCGGTGACGAAGCCCCGGGCTCACGCCCCCCGCGCAGCAGCACCGCCTCACGCCGCACCAGCAACGCGTCCAGGATCGGCCGGCTCAGCACCACCTCTCCCTCCACCGTCGCCCCCGCCCGCGTGCGCAGCACCTGCCGCAGCGGCGCGTCCTCGTCGCCCTCACGCAGCGCCGCCAGCGCCCGATCGCAACCGAGCACCCCGAGCACCGCGTCCAGCATCCGCCCGAGCAGCTCCTCCGGATCGCCCATGGCCCCGATCGCACGCGTCACCTCGACCAGCAGCCCGAGACGCCGATCCGCCCGGTGCAGCTCCAGCGTCTCCGGCGCGAGCGACGGCTGCGCGTGCGCGATCTCCGCGCGCTCGTGCTCCGTGAACGTCAGCTGAGCGGGCCCGATCTGGAGGACATCCCCCTCCCGGAGCTGCGCTCGCTCGGTGCGGATCCCATTGAAGAACAGCCCGTTGGAGGAGCCGAGATCCCGCACCCCCCAGCCGCTCTCGTCCTGCTCGAAGCGGGCATGCTGACGTGAGACCTGCTGATAGACGAGCAGAAGATCGCTCGGCGCCTGACGGCCGACGCTCAGACCTTCGTGGAGAAGAACGGAGACGGCAACCTGCCCTGGCTCGCGGACGATCAAGTACGGCATGAGGGGACTTCCAGGAGACCATAGCCCAGCGCCATGGCCCTCCCAACGCCTCCAGCAGGCCGCCGCGGAGAAGGTCGCGATCAGGACACCGACCGGGGCGCGCGCGGAGCGCAGGACCCGATCGGTGCTTCAACGAGAGACGTCAGGGGAAGGGATAGTAGCAAACCTCGAGCTTCGGACGCCGCGCCTGCGTGCTGTCCTCCGAGGAGCGGTAGAGCATCCGGACCGCGCCACTCTGGAACCACACACCATTGTTGGCTGTGTCACCGCTCACCCACTGCCGCACGATGCTGGTCAGGTCGGCAGAGCGAGGACCGTAGCTGAGCCCCGCGGCGAGGCTCGAGAGGCTACCCAGCGAGGCCGGGCCGAGACCCGCAGCGCCGATGGTGTTGTACACCCCCGTCGCCTGGGTCCAGGGGACGAGGATGGGGTGCAAGGTCACCGGCGTGTTCGGCGTGGCCGTGTACTTCTGCTCCAGCGTCAGCGTGCTGGAGACGACCGTGACCGAGGGGCTCAGGAAGCTCAGATCGAACCGCACGATGCCGAAGGCGTCGCCCAGGATGGGCCGGTTGCCCGTGAGCAGCTCGGGGTAGGTCGTGGCGCTCTGGTCGTTGGGTGAGCCGGCGGAGATCGTGCTGTCGGCCACCCCGTTGCGCGGCGCCGCCAGACCATCCTGCACCGTCACGCAGCCCGACTGGCACGCCGCGGGCGGCAGCACCACATCGGCAGGGCAGGTCGTCGCCGACCCGTTGCAGACCTCGACGACATCGCACCCATCCACCGCCGGGCGGCAGACCGAGCCCGAAGCGCGCACCGAGCAGGTCCCGTCGACCGCCGCGCCCGCCGCCTGGCTGCACGCCTGGCAGTCGTTCTGGTTGTTGCCGCCGCAAGCGCTGTTGCAGCACACCCCGTCGACGCAGAACCCGCTCAAGCAGTCGACGCCGAACTGGCAAGCCACCCCTTGCCCGTTGCCCACCGTGAACGACCCCGTCGCCGACGACTCCGCCAGGTTCACCGACAGGTCGTTCGTCGCATACCCACCGAACTTCGCCGAGAACGACTGGAACCCCTGCGGCGCGTTCGCCGGCACCAGCCAGTCGTACGTGAAGATCCCCTGCGCGTTCGCCTGCACCGTCGCGATCGCCGCACTGCCCCCGTAGAACGTCACCGTCCCCTGGGTCACCGCTTGCCCGTTCTGCCGCTGCACCCGCGCCGCGAGGTTCGCGTGCGTCCCCGGGCTGACCACCGCGCCGTTCCCCGACACGATGATCGTCGACGTCGGCGTCGCGCTGACCGTCGGCTGCTGCGGAATGTTGACGTTGTACGTCACCGTGCGATGCGCCGGCCCGCTGCTCGTCGCGTACGTGATCGTCGCCGTGATCGGCACGACCACGCTCCCCGGCTGGTTCGGCGCGAAGGTCACGCTCACCGTCGACGTCGCGCTCTGGTTCGGGTTCAGCGTGAAGCCGCCGTTCGTCTGGGTGAGGTTCGAGATCCCCGCCCAGTTGCCCCCGAGCGTGATCGAGTACGAGTTCGCCGCGTACCCGGTGTTCGTCACCGTGAGGTCGAACGTGCTGGTCTGCTCCACCGGCATGAGCGGCTGAACCACCCCGCTGGGCGGCGCAAGCTCCACGTCGACGTTCAGCGTCCCGTAGCAAGCCAGCGCGATCGACGCATAGATCGACGGCACATCCGGCGCGTACCCCGGCAGGCTCCAGCTCCCGTCCCAGTGGCTGTCCCCCGTGCCGCAGTAGTTGTTCGCCGTGCCGCACTGCCGCTGCGCCAGCCAGTCGATGCCATCGAACACCGCCTGGCTCTCATCCGAGCGCACCCCCATCAAGCAGAGCCCGTACAGCGCCTCCGCCGTGCTGAGCACGTTCTGCCCCCCGAGCGCCGCATCCCCCCAGCCCTGACCGGGGTTGTGCCGCGCCAGCAGGTCGGCCCGCATCGACGCCAGCACCGGATCGCTGTCCGGCGTGCGCCCCGTCGACGCCGCACCGATCGCCGCATACGCCACATCCAGCGTCGTCCACGAGCTCCCCGTCCGGGCGTAACGCGCCTCCAGCGAGTTCGCGAGCGAGTTGGCGAAGTTCTGGTACGTCGTCCGCTGCGCCGGCGTCAGGGCGGAGTCGACCTCGACCAGCGTGTGCGCCGCGATGGCGAACTGCGCCGTCGGGATGATCCAGTTCGAGTCCGTCGGGAAGGAGTTGTGGTCCTGAGGAACGTAACGGCTCGTCGTATTCGCGTGGGGCAGCCCATCATTCCCGAACGAATAGTTGTAGTTCGCCGTCGCCGAGAGCCCCCAGTCCACCCCCTGCCGGAGGTCCGCCAGGTACGCCGTGCTCGTGTACTGCGTGTACCCGGCGAGCCCGAAGATGTTGTACCCCGACTTGGAGAAGTCATAGACGCCACCATGCGTCCAGCGCCCATTCGGCTGCTGCTCCGTGACCGCAATGTAACGCGCCAGCCAGCCGATACCGGTGGTGATGCTGGTATCGACGTCATAGCCGGTGTGCCCGGCCAGCGCGGCGCCATAGAGAGGCGCGCCTGCCCGGTGACAGGCCGCGCAGTTGTTCACCTTCACCCAGGCCACCGTGTCGTCGACCGTCCACGTGACGCCCTTCTGAGCGACGGCATCGATCTGCGGCCCCGTGAGCCGCATACCGACCTCTGCGATGGCCTCGTCCCCCCCCACCTCCACCACCGAATCGTCCGATTCGGTCGTGCACCCCGAGAACAGCCCGACCGTGGTAGCGACCGCCACCACCGTCATGAATTTGATATTCATTCCACGATCCTTCCATCCACGAACAAGAAATGGACGCACGCCTCTCCGTTACCGGCGCGCGACAGACGAGCGCCCTCTCTCCCCGGGGGCGAAGCACGTGCGGGAGCCCGGTGCATGACCGGCGATTATTGATCGTGTTGCTATCACGCCCCTCGAGCGAAAGGCAATGAGGGACGACCGACGCGCTACGCGTATTCGGTGCCGTTCACGAGAATGGTGAATCGCAAAAACTTACAAAGTTAACACCCCTCCTTGGTGCGACACAAGGCGCGTCTTCACGAGACCTCCCACCCCGCAATGGGCACAGGAAGAAAACCTTTCGTGATACCACGTTCGCCGCGCGGCCCACAAGACGGCCCGCGCCGTGTCACGAAACGCGCTCCTTTCGGTGACGATCTCTGACGAATACGAACAACCAGTGGAGCCGTACGGGCGCGGAGGACGCTGGATGACCACCGATTCCCAGCGACCCCGAGCCCGGCGAGCCCAGCGACCCCGAGCCCGGCGAGCCCGGCGAGCCCAGCGACCCCGAGCCCAGCGAGCCCAGCGAGCCCGAGCCCGGCGAGCCCGACGAGCCCAGCGAGGACGACGGGG is part of the Chondromyces crocatus genome and encodes:
- a CDS encoding prohibitin family protein, with amino-acid sequence MAYRDPETDPTDPASEKDKKEEEPLTWRGRLSQWVNQAQFLVYTVLVVALITLGFLWQRMFVTIQPGHHGVMYRFLAGGTVTDRIWGEGLQVIPPWDRLTIYETRLQQQTLKFDVLSEEGLALGVIASVRYRPRQDMLGFLHQDIGADYFERVIKPEVQAHVRRTFGSRPAHEIYSSARDVLQELGRVPEVGRVEDTDVGVTARSYVEIQELKLLDVKLPDVVTAAIAEKYRQEQLMLEYRYKLEREEKEAERKRTEAAGIRDFNLIAAKVSPDLLRWRGVDATLELAKSPNTKVVVLGAGQGNNPVLINLVDSPSGPPPANPAATDTASSAGGNEAYAARTATGATIQPPQTATPEVQTVAPGAPKAPSNASEQAKPSGPAASAAPAAPAP
- a CDS encoding sigma-54-dependent Fis family transcriptional regulator; amino-acid sequence: MPYLIVREPGQVAVSVLLHEGLSVGRQAPSDLLLVYQQVSRQHARFEQDESGWGVRDLGSSNGLFFNGIRTERAQLREGDVLQIGPAQLTFTEHERAEIAHAQPSLAPETLELHRADRRLGLLVEVTRAIGAMGDPEELLGRMLDAVLGVLGCDRALAALREGDEDAPLRQVLRTRAGATVEGEVVLSRPILDALLVRREAVLLRGGREPGASSPPMEGASRSGMGTPLESGRRVLGFLYVDHWNQNAPFGSEDLDFLSALGRLTAAALERAEQHQRALVMAEATGQSPHTGPLAELIGQSPLLQRLKTQIVKFAQASGTNMLIHGESGTGKELVARALHAASARAERPFVAVNCAAIPETMIEGELFGYVQGAFMGAQRDKRGRFALAHRGTLFLDEIGDLSPMAQAKVLRVLQEGEVLPLGAEQPSLVDVRVIAATHKDLRKEAAEGRFREDLFFRLNVGDIAVPPLRERSEDLPLLAAAFLEPAALNLGKRLLGFSPAALAALHAYPWPGNVRELRNEVERAAIQAEGAVIELDDLSPAVSRAALSPSSLTTGMSLAARFAALDPMERSLVEEALVAARGNVAEAARLLGITRIMMVRRVDRFGLRSRDG
- a CDS encoding substrate-binding domain-containing protein yields the protein MSQAIHKDPPSPPRELFPTREIGALVAIVGVLVGMGYLLWRGGNAKPAGPAPDRLVNVKLLTDIDRSVCGEPTRTGIPHVISMVYSDDKRRWIEDAAEQFSDLCPNIQVKLDPREDLEAADVILLGEVKPTLWAPADELALRYIDHHWKHQSKDVLFRIEDQISLARSPLIALVWEDRMRVLDAIRDAQAKGGPRVPWHGPGPWAEMACALVPEEPEPFYVALEDRVPGRWIDWYEPLIPPPAPPVKPARGARKPPPPPPPVEVEYTPEFPTVNEIQRWGRVKFGHTSPTRSTSGLEALYLMAYDYVMPPDRRPPLADETARGIGLTGADAERFIISGEHLRLEFTQSLAERDEDLRNWLGRCEGGLENPLWSARLLTETMFNVGGGRFDGILTYEHLVFSVLKRIDDHARVMRTMRVIYPQPTIVNQHPVVMLWPDDPALGVQREAAERWISFLRSRPIQEKAIEYGFRPASPEVSIRAFDSYTNPFVHLRRYGISFQVPLEEPPRLDGPGIQGLIGLWEDATGRN
- a CDS encoding DNRLRE domain-containing protein; the encoded protein is MNIKFMTVVAVATTVGLFSGCTTESDDSVVEVGGDEAIAEVGMRLTGPQIDAVAQKGVTWTVDDTVAWVKVNNCAACHRAGAPLYGAALAGHTGYDVDTSITTGIGWLARYIAVTEQQPNGRWTHGGVYDFSKSGYNIFGLAGYTQYTSTAYLADLRQGVDWGLSATANYNYSFGNDGLPHANTTSRYVPQDHNSFPTDSNWIIPTAQFAIAAHTLVEVDSALTPAQRTTYQNFANSLANSLEARYARTGSSWTTLDVAYAAIGAASTGRTPDSDPVLASMRADLLARHNPGQGWGDAALGGQNVLSTAEALYGLCLMGVRSDESQAVFDGIDWLAQRQCGTANNYCGTGDSHWDGSWSLPGYAPDVPSIYASIALACYGTLNVDVELAPPSGVVQPLMPVEQTSTFDLTVTNTGYAANSYSITLGGNWAGISNLTQTNGGFTLNPNQSATSTVSVTFAPNQPGSVVVPITATITYATSSGPAHRTVTYNVNIPQQPTVSATPTSTIIVSGNGAVVSPGTHANLAARVQRQNGQAVTQGTVTFYGGSAAIATVQANAQGIFTYDWLVPANAPQGFQSFSAKFGGYATNDLSVNLAESSATGSFTVGNGQGVACQFGVDCLSGFCVDGVCCNSACGGNNQNDCQACSQAAGAAVDGTCSVRASGSVCRPAVDGCDVVEVCNGSATTCPADVVLPPAACQSGCVTVQDGLAAPRNGVADSTISAGSPNDQSATTYPELLTGNRPILGDAFGIVRFDLSFLSPSVTVVSSTLTLEQKYTATPNTPVTLHPILVPWTQATGVYNTIGAAGLGPASLGSLSSLAAGLSYGPRSADLTSIVRQWVSGDTANNGVWFQSGAVRMLYRSSEDSTQARRPKLEVCYYPFP
- a CDS encoding serine/threonine-protein kinase — encoded protein: MPLSLQARYEDIRLLGEGGVGVVYRAHDPRLGREVAVKLLKHGDPARHRRLLREARAQARVHHENVCPVYDAGEVDGEPYIVMQFVEGEPLWRLSPRLTLTQKVEIMRAVSAAMHAAHRLGLVHRDLKPGNILVEPQAGGGLKPYIVDFGLAREVGGGAGKETLGSDVAGTPAYMAPEQAAGGRIDVRTDVYSLGATLYELLSGRPPYVDDAPWKILARIASEEPAPLRSVGAEVPAALEAVTMTCLSREPARRYGSARALAEDLQRFLEGQRVGARRPLTIARMWRRLRRRKELWAVSTLVLLAAVAVVAVLWVRSEADAAARLAQELGREAAGMELLMRSAYQMPLHDVNRERALVRERLSGLERRLSDAGRAAQGPLHYAIGRGRLSVGDLEEAEAHLEAARAAGYAPAELDYALGTTLLKLHGRRYLEVHRIADEAERTARLAEIDARYQAPALALLGQASAGKLEPLAYGEALRAYYAGEFEEARVRAAEAFEQSPMLFEAKRLEGEALAGLSLRDWTSGRPDAWGVMSARLEAAQAAFQTAEDVARSDPELLRAACLLGTRTMFAARFHGEAPRPRFGRARVACEKAVIADPLNPLTLRARADLHALYAYALAGDPQPGEAPEREVRDAVRFAEEALPANPNELEAYKTLGTALRAQMLLELNRGIAPRASVRRATEVYEAGIAKFPPYGSAQESLATVLAMMVRVERWRGVSVEPTVERALALLDEGTARGASLSMSDAKRATLFLEQGYWLLDKGRSPEEVMRRALEALRAGEARSPGWHGFARYAAEAHLIRAMDAQARGESPQGALAEAVTALRLLEVSAPGMAVARDVEGMVALVEARQRVRDGRDPGEPLRRARGAFAAGAAEVPWVLSFAVGLAQVELVAGAWAVSQGKTTDDGLAVIQAVKEKLSPWLVPDLADPEPYVLLAEACALSLAQLPRRSSEGAEALLKEGFAFAEMALMRNPRLASALAVQGRLFLLQVGVAQAAANPIAAAEAKRQAYPALMSAVLQNPLLERELLSALAEASRE